The following nucleotide sequence is from Halorussus caseinilyticus.
GATGAGCGGCTTCATGTGGCGGTAGAGTAGCGTGAGCAGTAGCGTCCGGATGTGCGCGCCGTCCACGTCCGCGTCGGTCATGACGATAATCTTCTGGTAGCGCGCCTCCTCGATGTCGAACTCCTCGCCGATGCCGGTGCCGATAGCGGTGATGAGCGACCGAATCTCGTCGTTCTCCAGAATCCGGTCGAGGCGGTGTTTCTCGACGTTGAGAATCTTCCCCTTGATGGGGAGGATGGCCTGATTCTCGCGGTTTCGGCCCTGTTTTGCACTTCCGCCAGCTGAGTCGCCCTCGACCACGAACAACTCGGAGTCGCTGGGGTCGCGCGACTGGCAGTCGGCCAACTTGCCGGGGAGCGCAGTCGAGGCCAACGCGTTCTTCCGCCGGGTGAGTTCCTCGGCCTTCTGGGCGGCTTTCCGGGCTTTCGCCGCCTCGACCGCCTTCGAGACGATGGCCTCGGCGGTCGTCGGGTTCTCCTCGAAGTAGGTCGCCAGTCCGTCGTGGACCGCCGACTCCACGATACCTCGGACCTCGCTGTTGCCGAGTTTGGTCTTTGTCTGGCCTTCGAACTGCGGGTCGGGGTGCTTCACCGAGATGACGGCCGTCAGGCCCTCGCGCACGTCCTCGCCCTTGAGATTTTCGTCCAAGTCGCCCAAGAGGTTGTTGGCGTTGGCGTAGTCGTTGACGAACCGCGTCAGGGCCGTCTTGAACCCGGTGAGGTGGGTCCCGCCCTCGCGGGTGTTGATGTTGTTGGCGAAGGCGTGAATCGACCCCTGCAGTTCGTCGGTGGCCTGCATCGCCACCTCGACTTGGATGTTCTGGTCCTCGTCCTCGAAGTAGATGACCTCCTGATGGAGCGGCGTCTTCGTCTCGTTGAGGTACTCGACGAACTCCCGGATGCCGCCCTCGTACTCGAAGGTGTCGGACTGACCGTCCTCCTCGCGCAGGTCGGCCAGCGAGATGGCGACCCCGGAGTTGAGGAAGGCGAGTTCCCGCAGGCGACTCTCCAGCGTCGAGTAGGTGAAATCGGTCGTCTCGAAGATGT
It contains:
- the gyrB gene encoding DNA topoisomerase (ATP-hydrolyzing) subunit B translates to MSQESEYGAGQIQVLEGLQAVRKRPAMYIGSTDARGLHHLVFEVVDNSIDEALAGYCDEIDVNVHDDGSVAITDDGRGIPVDTHEEYDKPAVEVILTVLHAGGKFDNKSYQVSGGLHGVGVSVVNALSERLEVEVKRDGALWHQEFERGEPASSLEQVRKLGPDEETGTEIRFWPDGDIFETTDFTYSTLESRLRELAFLNSGVAISLADLREEDGQSDTFEYEGGIREFVEYLNETKTPLHQEVIYFEDEDQNIQVEVAMQATDELQGSIHAFANNINTREGGTHLTGFKTALTRFVNDYANANNLLGDLDENLKGEDVREGLTAVISVKHPDPQFEGQTKTKLGNSEVRGIVESAVHDGLATYFEENPTTAEAIVSKAVEAAKARKAAQKAEELTRRKNALASTALPGKLADCQSRDPSDSELFVVEGDSAGGSAKQGRNRENQAILPIKGKILNVEKHRLDRILENDEIRSLITAIGTGIGEEFDIEEARYQKIIVMTDADVDGAHIRTLLLTLLYRHMKPLIEAGYVYAAQPPLYRVRYRGETYDAMTEEERERIVEEECDGNPTQVQRFKGLGEMNPNQLWETTMDPENRILKRITVEDAAAADKMFSVLMGDAVEPRKEFIKEHATEAEWVDI